The DNA region ACTTCAACTTTTGCTCAAAGTTCATTCTTGAAAAAGGATCTTACTAAAGTCTTTGGGTGGGATAATCTTTAAAAACTCCTCTTCGGTAATTCTCTTATTTTTAAAAAGAATAACCCATGGACATAATCTATTAAATACTTCACACATACCCTCTTCGGAACCCCCACAAGGGCCATTTCTCATTTTTTTAGGGCACAATTTCTCCATACATAAATTTCCAGTATAATATATCCAGCATTCTCCACAAGCAGAACACAATCTTGCAAAGCTTCCAAGACTTCTACCAGGCTCTATCTTCAAAGTGTTTGTAGCTGGAAAAACCTGTTTTTTAACATAATTGGGAATAATCTGAGGAAGGCCTCCACACGTAAAAGTTAAAATTGCCTCTGCTTCATTTACCCCCTTTAAATCCTTAACAATTTTCAAAAACGAACCCACATTACACTCTTCCTTTTTTAAAGTGTACATACCTACCAATTCATAACCCAAAGCACTAATATAATCTAAAACTTGTTGATTCTTCTCTTCCACCTTTGCAAAACCACAATTATCACAAGAAAAGACAAAAACTTTATTACCTTTTACAAAACCTTTAATCTCTTCTATAGGTTTAAACTCAAGCCTCAACTTTTTTCACCGCCTTAAGAAGGTTCATAGCAAGAACTCGAGTGGTTATTACTCCTATACCCCCAGGAACAGGAGTTATATACTCTACTTTATCTTTTACCTCTTCAAAATTTACATCTCCTACAAGCTTTCCATCTACCACATTAGTGCCCACATCAATTATTACTTGTCCTTCTCCTACCATATCCTTACCCACAAAATAAGGTTTTCCAATAGCTACTATGAGAATTTCTGCTTTTTTAGTAAACTCTACTAAATTTTTAGTCTTTGAATGGCATACAGTAATTGTCGCATTCCTATTCAAAAGCAACAAAGAGAGGGGTTTCCCTACCGATATACTTCTTCCTACAACCACCACATTTTTCCCTTCCACAGGAATTTGATAAAAATCTAAAAGCTCAAGAACTGCCTGTGGCGTACAAGGATGAAAAGAGTCCTCTCCCACCAAAAGTCTACCTAAATTTTCATAGGTTACTCCTTCCACATCCTTCTTAGTGGGTAAAAATTGAAAAGCCTTACCTCTTTCAAGCTCTTCAGGAAGAGGTCTTAAAATCAATACTCCATGGATAGCGCTGTCTT from Dictyoglomus turgidum DSM 6724 includes:
- a CDS encoding bifunctional 5,10-methylenetetrahydrofolate dehydrogenase/5,10-methenyltetrahydrofolate cyclohydrolase — encoded protein: MGVILEGKPVAEKLEKEIKEKIQFYKSQGVIPTLCIVKVGKNAEAEAYAKSIEKFFSKIGINIERKNFNEEISLVDFKKIMKELEEDSAIHGVLILRPLPEELERGKAFQFLPTKKDVEGVTYENLGRLLVGEDSFHPCTPQAVLELLDFYQIPVEGKNVVVVGRSISVGKPLSLLLLNRNATITVCHSKTKNLVEFTKKAEILIVAIGKPYFVGKDMVGEGQVIIDVGTNVVDGKLVGDVNFEEVKDKVEYITPVPGGIGVITTRVLAMNLLKAVKKVEA
- a CDS encoding methylenetetrahydrofolate reductase C-terminal domain-containing protein: MRLEFKPIEEIKGFVKGNKVFVFSCDNCGFAKVEEKNQQVLDYISALGYELVGMYTLKKEECNVGSFLKIVKDLKGVNEAEAILTFTCGGLPQIIPNYVKKQVFPATNTLKIEPGRSLGSFARLCSACGECWIYYTGNLCMEKLCPKKMRNGPCGGSEEGMCEVFNRLCPWVILFKNKRITEEEFLKIIPPKDFSKILFQE